The genomic interval AGCAGATTCATAACCAAACTGTGTCTTTTCATTAATGTATCTATCAATTAAATTTTTTACATCTGGAACAATAGATTTCTCATCATAATCTAATAAAAGTTTTCTTATTACATTTATTAATTCATATCTATAAAAATCATATTTAACTAACTCTTTATAAGTTTTAAGCAATAATTCTCTATCATTTAATTCCATAGCAATGTAATATTTAGTGTATCCATCTGCATATTTAAATAGTTTTCTTAATAACTCATCTTTATCGTTGGGATTCACTTTAATAATTGAATCATATATAATATCTGGAATATATTTAAATTTATATTTTCTAAATAATTCAACGACTTTGTCATATTCATTAGCAAAATAATAATATTTAATAAGGTCCTCATATAACCTATTTTTAGTGGCATATTTTATAGCTTCATCTTCATCTATTGACAAAAGTAATTCAAATTTTTTGCTTCTACTTACTTTGCTACTGAGTATTCTTTTTATTGATTCTTCTTTACTCTTAGTTTTTATTAATAACTCAATATAGTCCTCTTCATCCAAATAATCTTTTAATACATCAATATAATTAAAATATTTTTCAACCTTTTCTAAGAACTTGTCAAATATTATGTCCATCAATCCATAGTCATCTATTTCAATTAATTTAAATATTCTAATTAAATCATTTTCATCTAAATCCTTGTCAAATAAGATTTCTCCTAAGGGCTCTAATACAATATCTTCATAACAATTATCTGCATAATCATCATAAAATCCTCCAAAATCCTCATAATTCTCTATAATTACTTCTAAAAATTTAATTAAATCATCCTTGGATAAATGATTTCTATTATTTAATAAAAACATTTTAATTTGTTTAGCCATATCTATATCAATATAATAACCCTTTTTCATCATCTCAATAAATTTGTTTAGTGTCTTTTTTGCTAATTTAGACATATTATTTAAGTTATCCTCTTTGTCCAACAGTCCAATAAAATTAAAAGCAAATTCTGGATAATATTTAATTCTTTCAATTATGTATTTTACTAACTCCTCTTTTTCCATATTTTTTAATTTATTTATTATTTTGTCTGCATCAATATATTCATTATTTTTATAACTTAAGAGAGTTGCAACACCATGCTTACAGTTATAACCATAAGGACAGGAACATTCTGATTCCAAAGTTTTTAAATTAACAACTACATCATAAACATGAGTTCCGATAACTTTACCATATATCTTGTCTCCAAACTTTATTACCTCCTTTACCCTTCCTTCTTTGTAATACTCAACTCCTCTTTCATATATCTCATACCCATATTTTCTGATAATTTCATCCATAATATCCCTCAAAATAACCTCTTCTCAACCTCCTCACATATAACATGATATATAGTTAGATGACATTCTTGGATTCTTGCTGTATCGTTAGAAGGAACTATTAACGCCAAATCAACAACGTCCTTTAATTTACCTCCATCTTTGCCAAGCAATCCAATTGTATAGATGCCCATTTCTTTTGCCTTATTAACTGCCCTTATAACATTCTCTGAGTTTCCACTTGTAGATATACCAACTAAAATATCCCTATATTCACCTAACGCCTCAACTTGCCTTTCAAAAATTCTCTCAAACCCATAGTCATTTCCTATAGCAGTTAAAATAGATGTATCTGTTGTTAATGCAATTGCAGGAAATCCCTTTCTTTCCAACTTAAACCTTCCCACAATCTCAGCGGCAAAGTGTTGAGCATCTGCCGCACTGCCCCCATTTCCACAAATTAAAATTTTTTTGCCATTTTTTAATGCCTCCACTATTATCTCAATAGATTTTTTTAAATTTTCCTCATTTTCTTCAATGAATTTTAACTTAACTTTTGCACTTTCTTCAAAATAATCCTTCATAAAACCACCTCTTAAATTTCCATTGATTCTCCTAACTTTGGAGTATGTACATTGAATCCTTTTTCAATTGCCCATTTTTTGAATGTTAGAACTTCAAGTTCATCTCCATGCTGAATTATAAGTGTCTCCGGATTAACTTTATTTACAATTTCATGAAGTTCGTCCATTCCCGCATGTGCTGAAAAATCGAATAATGTAACCTCCAATTTTGGTTTAATTTCTTGCCCATCTAATATTAAATACCCTGTCTCAATTAAATATCTTCCATTCGTGTCTTCCACTTGATATCCAGTTAATATTAGCGAGTTCTTTGGATCATCCCACATTTCAGATATATAATGCAAAATAGGCCCTCCATCAAGCATTCCTGCAGTTGTTACAACAATTCCTCCATTTTCTTTTAGATATTCTATAACTTTATCCCTCTCATCTCTCGATTCAACTACATAAACCATACTATATGCTTTTTCCAATCTTTCTGCATCCCTTAAATATTCTGAATGCCTAAGCATAATTTCAGTAATCTCAACTGCCATGCCATCAAAGAATATTGGAATATCAAATTTCTCCTCTGCCAAAATTAGGAGGATTTCCTGGGCTCTATTTACTGCAAACACTGGGATTAATGCAACCCCT from Methanotorris formicicus Mc-S-70 carries:
- a CDS encoding SWIM zinc finger family protein, with the protein product MDEIIRKYGYEIYERGVEYYKEGRVKEVIKFGDKIYGKVIGTHVYDVVVNLKTLESECSCPYGYNCKHGVATLLSYKNNEYIDADKIINKLKNMEKEELVKYIIERIKYYPEFAFNFIGLLDKEDNLNNMSKLAKKTLNKFIEMMKKGYYIDIDMAKQIKMFLLNNRNHLSKDDLIKFLEVIIENYEDFGGFYDDYADNCYEDIVLEPLGEILFDKDLDENDLIRIFKLIEIDDYGLMDIIFDKFLEKVEKYFNYIDVLKDYLDEEDYIELLIKTKSKEESIKRILSSKVSRSKKFELLLSIDEDEAIKYATKNRLYEDLIKYYYFANEYDKVVELFRKYKFKYIPDIIYDSIIKVNPNDKDELLRKLFKYADGYTKYYIAMELNDRELLLKTYKELVKYDFYRYELINVIRKLLLDYDEKSIVPDVKNLIDRYINEKTQFGYESAVSLLEILKEYDEDEFKNLLDEIKKNHFRKRNLMSLISKKGW
- the gmhA gene encoding D-sedoheptulose 7-phosphate isomerase; protein product: MKDYFEESAKVKLKFIEENEENLKKSIEIIVEALKNGKKILICGNGGSAADAQHFAAEIVGRFKLERKGFPAIALTTDTSILTAIGNDYGFERIFERQVEALGEYRDILVGISTSGNSENVIRAVNKAKEMGIYTIGLLGKDGGKLKDVVDLALIVPSNDTARIQECHLTIYHVICEEVEKRLF